The DNA region CCGGCCGGCGAAGCGGTCCCGCAGCCAGCGCAACGTCATCGGGGCCGACATCGGGTGCAGCAGCAGATGCTCGCTGAACATGTCGCGGTGGTAGGTCACGCTGGCCCCACCGCGGGTGTACGTCTCGGTCAACTCGTCGATGTCGTCGACCGACACGATGCGATCGTGCACCGCCTGCACGATCAGCACGGGGGTCTTGGGGGCGGACGTCCCGAGCTTGATGTCGTCGAAAACCTTCTGCACCTCAGGGGTCAGCAGAAGCTCTTCCAGCGGTCGATCGACCAGCGTCGCCATATCCTTGCCGACGAACCACAGCAGTGCGTGGGCCGTGGTCATTCGCTCGATCCGGGCGAGCATCGCTTTGCCCTCGACCGTGGCGTGCTTGTCGATGATGCGCTGCAAATCCGGGTAGACATGGGTCAACGCGGCCACCACCAGTGCCGGAAGGCCCGAGTAGATGCTCCCGTTGAGGCGTTTGAAGGCGTGCCCCAGATCGCCGACCGGCGAACCCAGCACGGCGCCGACCATGTTGAGCTCGGGTGCATATGTGCCCTGCACCTCCGCGGCCCAGGCCGACGCCAGCCCGCCGCCCGAGTACCCCCACAGACCGACCGGCGACTGTGCCGTCAACCCGAAGGAGTCATGGTTGATCGCTGCGCGGACTCCGTCGAGGACGTGGTAGCCGGGCTCCAGCGGTGCGCCCCACATGCCGGCCGAGCCTTCGTGGTCGGGTACCGACACCGCCCAGCCCTCTGCAAGCGCGGCAGCGACCAGCAGGAACTCGAACTGTGCCACCGCGCCGATGGCCTTGGCGCCGCGGCGCAGGGCGTACGACGGAAAGCAACGGCTCGCGACCGCGTCGATGGCGCACTGATAGGACACGATCGGTAGCGGCCTGCTGTCGGTTCGCTCGGCCGGGGCGATGACCGTGGTGACGGTCGCCTGTGGGCGACCGTTGAGATCGGTGGTGCGGTAGAGCAGCTGCGTGGCGACCAGCTGCTGCGGTATGAACCCGAGGAAGGCCAGTTCGACATCGCGAGATCGCAACACCGTGCCCGGCCGGGCGTGTTCGAAACCGGCGGGCGGCTGATAGAACGGGTCATCGTCGGGGATCACCGGACGCGTATTGCTGCGCAGCGGCTCATGGGGCGGCTGACCGATCCACTCCGCGCCGGTCGACCGTGCCACGCTGCCCAAGTCCATCCAGGCATTCTTACTTAAGAAGGCGTTAAGAATCCAGTCGACTCACCCGGGTGGGCGCAAAGCAGCGAACTCGTCAGTGACCCGATAGCGAGATTCGGTGAAGCGGTACACGGCGGCCGGACGGCCGCCGCTGCGCCCGGATCGGGCAGTGGTGCCGGTGCGGGTGATCACTCGGCGACGTTCCAGTACACGCTGCAGATTGGTCGCGTCAACCTGATAACCCAGCGCCGCGCCGTAGATGTCACGAAGCGTCGAGAGCACGAACTCCGAAGGGGCAAGGGCGAATCCGATATTCGTGTAGGACAGTTTGGCGACCAGCCGGTGATGAGCGTGTTGCACCATCGGCGCGTGGTCGAAAGCCATCGCGGGAAGTTCATCGACCGGGTGCCAGCGGGTGTCGGGCGGCAGTTCGGGGGTGGCGGGAGAGGGGACCAGCCCCAGGAAGGTCGACGCGATGGTGCGGGGTCCAGGCACCCGTTGCGGATCGGAGAACACCGCGAGCTGTTCGAGATGGGCCAGTTCGCGAAGATCGACCTTCTCGGCCAACTGCCGTCGCACCGAGCTCGTCAGGTCCTCGTCGGCGCCCAACCGGCCACCGGGTAGCGACCATTTCCCGCGTTCGGGGGCCAGGGCGCGCTGCCACAACAGCACGTGAAGTGCAGGTTTATCGGAGCTGGCCGCCCCGTGAAGTGGGCGAACCTGGAGCACCGCTGCCAGCACTTCATGCTCGGTGCTACTATGAACCATGTTTTCGATTGTAAGTCGAAAACCTCGGCCTTGGGAAGGAGGCAGCGATGACGGTCACTGCTACTGATCTCTCCGATCGGATCGTGGACGGTCCGGACGGGTTCTCCGGTGTCGACGCGGATCAGGCGTGGGCCACCGAAGTGCGTCGCCTGCTCGCGCTGCGCAGGGCGACCCTGCTGGCGCACAACTACCAGCTGCCCGCCATCCAGGACGTCGCCGACCATGTCGGCGACTCGCTGGCGTTGTCGCGCATCGCCGCCGAGGCCCCAGAGGACACCATCGTCTTCGCGGGGGTGCACTTCAT from Mycobacterium sp. SMC-4 includes:
- a CDS encoding NUDIX hydrolase, yielding MVHSSTEHEVLAAVLQVRPLHGAASSDKPALHVLLWQRALAPERGKWSLPGGRLGADEDLTSSVRRQLAEKVDLRELAHLEQLAVFSDPQRVPGPRTIASTFLGLVPSPATPELPPDTRWHPVDELPAMAFDHAPMVQHAHHRLVAKLSYTNIGFALAPSEFVLSTLRDIYGAALGYQVDATNLQRVLERRRVITRTGTTARSGRSGGRPAAVYRFTESRYRVTDEFAALRPPG
- a CDS encoding lipase family protein; protein product: MDLGSVARSTGAEWIGQPPHEPLRSNTRPVIPDDDPFYQPPAGFEHARPGTVLRSRDVELAFLGFIPQQLVATQLLYRTTDLNGRPQATVTTVIAPAERTDSRPLPIVSYQCAIDAVASRCFPSYALRRGAKAIGAVAQFEFLLVAAALAEGWAVSVPDHEGSAGMWGAPLEPGYHVLDGVRAAINHDSFGLTAQSPVGLWGYSGGGLASAWAAEVQGTYAPELNMVGAVLGSPVGDLGHAFKRLNGSIYSGLPALVVAALTHVYPDLQRIIDKHATVEGKAMLARIERMTTAHALLWFVGKDMATLVDRPLEELLLTPEVQKVFDDIKLGTSAPKTPVLIVQAVHDRIVSVDDIDELTETYTRGGASVTYHRDMFSEHLLLHPMSAPMTLRWLRDRFAGRPLGAHIARTKWPTLLNPSTYRGMLTLTKITAKVVTGRRVERQPLSRFDR